The following proteins are co-located in the Paraburkholderia phytofirmans PsJN genome:
- the wecB gene encoding non-hydrolyzing UDP-N-acetylglucosamine 2-epimerase: MAKKKVVVFAGTRPEAIKVISVVQALRAAPDDFDVCLCSVGQHREMLMQAFADFGVTPDASLDVMSQNQSLAGLSARLFTAIDEFLAAQSPDIILVQGDTMTVQVAALTAFYRRIRVGHIEAGLRSHDMAAPFPEELNRRVASLVTDLHFAPTELSKKNLLAEQVPAEQIFVTGNTVVDALYLMLERLKNEHVELPERVEAALAEGRRIVLVTGHRRESFGPGFENICTALRTIAEAHPDVRIVYPVHMNPKVREVVNRVLSDQPGIYLEEPLTYKPFQRLMAASHIILTDSGGIQEEGPALGKPVLVMRDVTERPEGVESGVNKLVGTDVATIVRETARLLDDPAAYQAMSAGKNPFGDGTAGAQIVAILKSKFAQS; encoded by the coding sequence ATGGCAAAGAAAAAAGTAGTGGTGTTTGCCGGCACGCGGCCGGAAGCGATCAAGGTCATCTCGGTGGTGCAGGCGCTGCGCGCGGCGCCCGACGATTTCGACGTGTGCCTGTGCTCGGTCGGTCAGCATCGGGAAATGCTGATGCAGGCTTTCGCGGACTTCGGCGTGACGCCGGACGCGAGTCTGGACGTGATGTCGCAGAATCAGTCGCTGGCTGGGCTGAGCGCGCGTCTGTTCACCGCGATCGATGAATTCCTCGCCGCGCAGTCGCCCGACATCATCCTCGTGCAGGGCGATACGATGACCGTTCAGGTGGCGGCGTTGACGGCTTTCTATCGTCGCATTCGCGTCGGGCACATCGAAGCCGGTTTGCGCAGCCACGACATGGCCGCGCCCTTTCCGGAGGAACTCAATCGACGTGTGGCGTCGCTCGTGACCGACCTCCATTTCGCGCCGACGGAACTGTCGAAGAAGAATCTGCTGGCGGAGCAGGTGCCCGCGGAACAGATCTTCGTGACCGGCAATACCGTGGTGGACGCGCTGTATCTGATGCTCGAGCGCCTGAAGAACGAGCATGTCGAGTTGCCGGAGCGAGTCGAGGCCGCACTCGCGGAAGGGCGGCGCATCGTGCTGGTGACGGGGCATCGTCGTGAGAGTTTCGGACCTGGCTTCGAGAACATCTGCACGGCGTTGCGGACGATCGCCGAGGCGCATCCGGACGTGCGTATCGTCTATCCGGTGCATATGAATCCGAAGGTCCGGGAGGTCGTCAACCGCGTGCTGAGCGATCAGCCGGGCATCTATCTGGAAGAGCCGCTGACCTACAAGCCGTTCCAGCGGCTCATGGCGGCGAGTCACATTATCCTGACCGATTCGGGCGGGATTCAGGAGGAAGGGCCCGCGTTGGGCAAGCCGGTTCTCGTGATGCGCGATGTGACCGAACGGCCGGAAGGCGTCGAGTCCGGTGTCAACAAACTGGTCGGCACGGATGTGGCCACGATCGTTCGTGAAACCGCGCGTTTGCTCGACGATCCCGCTGCCTATCAGGCCATGTCCGCCGGCAAGAACCCGTTTGGCGACGGAACCGCGGGCGCTCAGATCGTCGCCATTCTGAAGTCGAAGTTCGCGCAGTCCTGA